The following proteins come from a genomic window of Nicotiana tomentosiformis chromosome 12, ASM39032v3, whole genome shotgun sequence:
- the LOC104121390 gene encoding uncharacterized protein isoform X2 — protein MKRSIEGFNQLNTADEVAKAKLKQKHLLNEFLELQKEFVSKKRKLQAAKQRRDIILGEILFLKLRRRYLLKNQSSHVDSERCIPHMKNFDAESEVPAEKRSNRAYDAAIETGHPAFTSKFNSVTYYG, from the exons ATGAAAAGGTCTATAGAGGGTTTCAATCAACTAAATACTGCTGATGAAGTAGCCAAGGCAAAGCTCAAGCAGAAACATCTGTTAAATGAGTTCTTGGAACTGCAAAAG GAATTTGTCTCCAAGAAGAGGAAGTTGCAGGCTGCAAAGCAGAGGAGAGATATCATTTTGGGTGAAATCCT atttttaaagCTAAGGCGTAGGTATTTGTTGAAAAACCAATCTTCCCATGTTGATAGTGAAAGATGTATTCCACATATGAAAAACTTCGATGCTGAGAGTGAAGTCCCTGCTGAAAAACGATCCAACCGTGCCTACGATGCAGCAATAGAAACGGGTCATCCTGCATTTACGTCGAAGTTCAATTCGGTAACATACTATGGTTAA